In one window of Myotis daubentonii chromosome 13, mMyoDau2.1, whole genome shotgun sequence DNA:
- the EIF3A gene encoding eukaryotic translation initiation factor 3 subunit A isoform X3: MHLSQIQRHHNQSTAINLNNPESQSMHLETRLVQLDSAISMELWQEAFKAVEDIHGLFSLSKKPPKPQLMANYYNKVSTVFWKSGNALFHASTLHRLYHLSREMRKNLTQEEMQRMSTRVLLATLSIPITPERTDIARLLDMDGIIVEKQRRLATLLGLQAPPTRIGLINDMVRFNVLQYVVSEVKDLYNWLEVEFNPLKLCERVTKVLNWVKDQPEKEPELQQYVPQLQNNTILRLLQQVAQIYQSIEFSRLTSLVPFVDAFQLERAIVDAARHCDLQVRIDHTSRTLSFGSDLNYATREDAPLGPYLQSMPSEQIRNQLTAMSSVLAKALEVIKPAHILQEKEEQHQLAVTAYLKNSRKEHQRILARRQTIEERKERLESLNIQREKEELEQREAELQKVRKAEEERLRQEAKEREKERILQEHEQIKKKTVRERLEQIKKTELGAKAFKDIDIEDLEELDPDFIMAKQVEQLEKEKKELQERLKNQEKKIDYFERAKRLEEIPLIKSAYEEQRIKDMDLWEQQEEERITTMQLEREKALEHKNRMSRMLEDRDLFEMRLKAARQSVYEEKLKQFEERLAEERHNRLEERKRQRKEERRITYYREKEEEEQRRAEEQMLKEREERERAERAKREEELREYQERVKKLEEVERKKRQRELEIEERERRREEERRLGEDPLSRKDSRWGDRDSEGTWRKAPEVDSEWRRGPPEKEWRRGEGRDEERPIRRDEDRPRRLGEDEERESSLRLEDDRIPRRGMDDDRAPRRGPDEDRFPRRGADDDRPSWRNADDDRPPRRIGDDDRPPRRIGDDDRPPRRLGDDDRPPRRLGDDDRPPRRLGDDDRPPRRIGDDDRPPRRIGDEDRGSWRHMDDDRPPRRGLDEDRGNWRAADEDRGPRRGMDEDRGPRRGGADDERSSWRNADDDRGPRRGLDDDRGPRRGLDEDRGTWRNADDDRIPRRGTDDDRGPWRNMDDDRISRRADDDRIPSRRGEDSRPGLWRPFVKPGGWREKEKAREESWGPPRESKPPEEREWDREKERERDSQDREENDKDPERERDRERDGDREDRFRRPRDEGDWRRGPAEEASSWRDSGRRDDRDRDDRPRVRDDRRDLRERRDDRDRRGPPIRSEREEVSSWRRADDRKDDRAEERDVPRRVPPPALSRDRERDRDREREGEKEKASWRAEKDKESLRRTKNETDEDGWTTVRR, translated from the exons ATGCACTTGTCTCAGATTCAACGCCACCACAATCAAAGTACAGCAATCAATCTTAATAATCCAGAGAGCCAGTCTATGCATTTGGAGACCAGGCTTGTTCAGTTGGACAGTGCTATCAGCATGGAGTTGTGGCAG GAAGCATTCAAAGCTGTGGAAGATATTCACGGGCTATTCTCTTTATCTAAAAAACCACCTAAACCTCAATTGATGGCAAATTACTATAACAAAGTCTCAACTGTCTTTTGGAAATCGGGAAATGCTCTTTTTCATGCATCTACACTCCATCGTCTTTACCATCTATCTAGAGAAATGAGAAAGAATCTTACCCAAGAAGAGATGCAAAG AATGTCTACTAGAGTGCTTTTGGCCACTCTTTCCATCCCTATTACCCCTGAACGTACTGATATTGCTCGACTTCTGGATATGGATGGTATCATAGTTGAAAAACAACGGCGCCTTGCAACACTGCTAGGTCTTCAAGCCCCACCAACCCGAATTGGCCTTATTAACGATATG GTTAGATTCAATGTACTACAATATGTTGTCTCAGAAGTGAAAGACCTTTACAATTGGCTGGAAGTAGAATTTAACCCCCTAAAACTCTGTGAGAGAGTCACAAAG GTTCTAAATTGGGTTAAGGACCAACCTGAAAAGGAACCAGAGCTGCAACAGTATGTCCCACAGCTGCAAAACAACACCATACTCCGTCTTCTGCAGcag GTGGCACAAATTTATCAGAGCATTGAGTTTTCTCGTTTGACTTCTCTGGTTCCTTTTGTTGATGCTTTCCAACTGGAACGTGCCATTGTAGATGCAGCCAGGCACTGTGACCTGCAG GTTCGTATTGACCACACTTCTCGGACCCTTAGCTTTGGATCTGATTTGAATTATGCTACTCGAGAAGATGCTCCACTTGGCCCTTACTTGCAAAGCATGCCTTCGGAACAGATCAGAAACCAGCTGACGGCCATGTCCTCAGTTCTCGCAAAAGCACTTGAAGTCATTAAACCAGCTCATATACTG caagagaaagaagaacaacatCAGTTGGCTGTTACTGCATACCTTAAAAATTCGCGGAAAGAGCATCAGCGTATCCTGGCTCGCCGACAGACAATTGAGGAAAGGAAAGAGCGGCTTGAGAGTCTGAATATTCAGCGTGAGAAAGAAGAATTAGAGCAGAGGGAAGCTGAACTCCAGAAAGTACGGAAGGCTGAAGAAGAGAGGCTGAGACAGgaggcaaaggagagagagaaggaacgtATCTTACAGGAACATGAACAAATCAAAAAGAAGACTGTTCGTGAGCGGCTGGAACAGATCAAGAAAACAGAACTGGGTGCCAAAGCATTCAAAGATATCGATATTGAA GATCTTGAAGAACTGGATCCAGATTTCATCATGGCTAAGCAGGTTGAACaactagagaaagaaaagaaggaacttcAGGAACGCCTGAAGAATCAAGAAAAGAAG ATTGATTATTTTGAAAGAGCTAAACGCTTGGAAGAAATCCCTTTAATAAAAAGTGCTTATGAAGAACAGAGAATTAAAGACATGGATCTGTGGGaacaacaagaagaagaaaga ATTACTACTATGCAGCTAGAACGGGAAAAGGCTCTTGAACACAAGAATCGAATGTCACGAATGCTTGAAGACAGAGATTTATTTGAAATGCGACTCAAGGCAGCACGACAATCTGTTTATGAG GAAAAACTTAAACAGTTTGAAGAGCGATTAGCAGAAGAAAGGCATAATCGCTTGGAAGAACGTAAAAGGCAACGTAAAGAAGAGCGCAGAATAACCTACtatagagaaaaggaagaggaagagcagagGAGGGCAGAAGAGCAAATGCTAAAAG AGCGTGAAGAGAGAGAACGTGCAGAACGGGCAAAACGTGAGGAAGAGCTTCGAGAATATCAGGAGCGGGTCAAGAAGTTAGAAGAAGTAGAaaggaaaaaacgccaaagggAGTTGGAAATTGAAGAAAGGGAGCGTcgtagagaggaagagagaagactTGGTGAAGATCCACTTTCTAGAAAG GACTCTCGATGGGGAGATAGAGATTCAGAAGGCACGTGGAGAAAAGCACCTGAAGTAGATTCTGAGTGGAGAAGAGGCCCACCAGAGAA GGAGTGGAGACGTGGAGAAGGGCGAGATGAGGAAAGGCCTATTAGAAGAGATGAAGATCGCCCAAGGCGGTTGGgggaagatgaagagagagagtcTTCTCTTAGACTAGAAGATGATCGGATTCCCAGGAGGGGCATGGATGATGACAGAGCCCCCCGACGTGGTCCTGATGAAGATAGGTTCCCTCGCCGTGGGGCAGATGATGATCGGCCTTCCTGGCGCAATGCAGATGATGACAGGCCCCCCAGACGAATTGGCGATGACGACAGGCCCCCCAGACGAATTGGCGATGACGACAGGCCTCCCAGACGACTCGGTGATGACGACAGGCCTCCCAGACGACTCGGTGATGATGACAGGCCTCCCAGACGACTCGGTGATGATGACAGGCCTCCCAGACGAATTGGTGATGACGACAGGCCTCCCAGACGAATTGGTGATGAAGACAGGGGAAGCTGGCGGCATATGGATGATGATAGACCACCTAGACGAGGACTGGATGAGGACAGAGGAAATTGGCGGGCAGCTGATGAGGACAGAGGACCAAGACGTGGTATGGATGAAGATCGGGGGCCGCGGCGAGGAGGTGCTGATGATGAGCGGTCATCCTGGCGTAATGCTGATGATGACCGAGGTCCAAGGAGAGGCCTGGATGATGACCGGGGGCCCAGGCGCGGGCTGGATGAAGATCGAGGAACTTGGAGGAACGCCGATGATGATAGAATTCCCAGGCGTGGGACAGATGATGACAGGGGTCCttggagaaacatggatgatgacCGGATCTCAAGACGGGCTGATGATGATCGGATTCCCAGCAGAAGGGGTGAGGACTCAAGACCTGGTCTCTGGAGACCATTTGTCAAGCCAG gtggatggagagagaaggaaaaagccaGAGAAGAAAGTTGGGGTCCACCTCGAGAATCAAAACCACCAGAAGAACGTGAATgggacagagaaaaagagagagagagagatagtcaaGATCGTGAAGAGAATGACAAGGatccagagagagaaagggacagagagagagatggggaccGAGAGGATCGCTTCAGAAGACCGAG GGATGAAGGTGACTGGAGAAGAGGGCCAGCTGAGGAAGCTTCAAGCTGGAGAGATTCAGGTCGCCGTGACGATAGGGATAGAGATGACCGCCCACGTGTGAGGGATGATCGCCGAGATCTAAGAGAAAGACGAGATGACAGAGACCGCAGAGGACCTCCTATCAGATCAGAGCGTGAAGAAG TGAGTTCCTGGAGACGTGCTGATGACAGGAAAGATGACCGGGCAGAAGAGCGGGATGTCCCTCGTCGTGTTCCTCCTCCAGCTCTTTCAAGAGATCGAGAAAGAGACCGAGACCGGGAAAGAGAAGGTGAAAAAGAGAAGGCCTCCTGGAGAGCTGAGAAAGATAAGGAGTCTCTTCGTCGTACTAAAAATGAGACTGATGAAGATGGATGGACTACAGTACGACGCTAA